A window of the Gossypium hirsutum isolate 1008001.06 chromosome A05, Gossypium_hirsutum_v2.1, whole genome shotgun sequence genome harbors these coding sequences:
- the LOC107959487 gene encoding protein METHYLENE BLUE SENSITIVITY 1: MTGKAKPKKHTAKEIAAKIDAATTNRGGGKAGLADRSGVEKGGHAKYECPHCKITAPDLKSMQIHHDAKHPKVPFEESKLVNLHAVHVVEPSKPRPGVRGSLKK; the protein is encoded by the coding sequence ATGACTGGCAAAGCCAAGCCAAAGAAGCACACAGCCAAGGAAATAGCAGCGAAGATCGACGCCGCCACAACCAATAGAGGCGGCGGCAAGGCCGGATTAGCTGACCGTTCAGGTGTGGAGAAAGGTGGACATGCTAAGTACGAGTGTCCTCATTGCAAAATAACAGCTCCAGATTTGAAGTCGATGCAGATTCATCATGATGCCAAGCATCCCAAGGTTCCCTTTGAAGAGTCAAAGCTTGTGAATCTACATGCTGTTCATGTGGTTGAGCCTTCCAAGCCTCGTCCTGGTGTTAGGGGTAGCCTTAAAAAGTGa